In one Gemmatimonadota bacterium genomic region, the following are encoded:
- a CDS encoding LptF/LptG family permease: protein MKILSRYVLKEHLGPLTFALTALTSLLLLNYIAKQFGNLVGKGIPWSAVAEFFLLSIPFTVALTLPMAVLVATLHAFSRLAAENEITALKASGVSLKSLMTPVLIAAAGVTLFMIVFNDQILPRTNHQLAVLQSDIAQKKPTFALREQVINEVSPGKLFLRANHLDEASNLMRDVTIYDLSDATRRRTIYADSGNMALAKNQSDLLLTLYHGSMQDVPVLNPSQLQRLFFNVDLVTVKGVANQFQKSTDAQNKGNREMSVCEMQREVRRGRADYMEARKDFLKGMKQARDNHVKLGADMYATDTHVPSNISLGATYCWLLKELRIPTLSAQGAPPVPMVPQAGGGPQVRPGAQKAGPVPVPPPSQSGSKALPQKAPAPTAAPIPARIYTTPPPSAGLEVTPSTIMVAKVRLSDAKTLIDGYEIEIHKKFALAVACFVFVMLGAPIALRFPRGGVGLTLGVSLFVFALYYIGLTAGAAAASQGLLPPVIAMWAANVIFAAVAVALLWRMGKEGATTRGGDMREMLGNARGWMKQRMRVVHLIRERRTEP, encoded by the coding sequence GTGAAGATACTCTCCAGATACGTTCTCAAGGAGCACCTGGGACCCCTCACATTCGCACTTACCGCCCTCACGTCGCTCCTGCTGCTCAACTACATCGCCAAGCAGTTCGGGAACCTGGTCGGAAAGGGGATCCCCTGGTCGGCGGTCGCGGAGTTCTTTCTTCTCTCCATTCCATTCACGGTCGCGCTCACACTGCCCATGGCGGTGCTCGTGGCGACCCTGCACGCATTCAGTCGCCTTGCCGCGGAGAACGAGATAACCGCACTCAAGGCGAGCGGGGTGAGTCTCAAGAGCCTCATGACACCGGTGCTGATAGCCGCGGCCGGCGTCACGCTGTTCATGATCGTCTTCAACGATCAGATTCTGCCGAGGACCAATCATCAGCTGGCAGTGTTGCAGTCGGACATCGCGCAGAAGAAGCCGACGTTCGCGCTGCGCGAGCAGGTAATCAACGAGGTGAGTCCGGGGAAGCTGTTTCTGCGCGCGAACCATCTGGACGAAGCGTCGAATCTCATGCGGGACGTGACCATCTACGATCTGAGCGACGCGACGCGCCGCAGAACGATCTACGCCGACAGCGGCAACATGGCACTCGCGAAGAACCAGAGCGATCTGCTCCTGACGCTGTACCACGGCTCGATGCAGGACGTGCCGGTGTTGAATCCATCGCAGCTGCAACGGCTCTTCTTCAACGTGGACCTCGTGACCGTGAAGGGAGTCGCGAACCAGTTCCAGAAGTCCACCGACGCGCAGAACAAGGGCAATCGCGAGATGTCCGTGTGCGAGATGCAGCGAGAGGTGCGCCGTGGGCGCGCCGATTACATGGAAGCGCGCAAGGATTTTCTGAAAGGGATGAAGCAGGCGCGAGACAACCATGTCAAGCTCGGCGCCGACATGTACGCGACGGATACACACGTGCCGTCGAACATATCGCTGGGCGCGACGTATTGCTGGCTGCTGAAAGAACTGCGTATTCCGACGCTCTCAGCGCAAGGTGCACCGCCCGTGCCGATGGTGCCTCAGGCGGGCGGTGGGCCACAGGTGAGACCAGGAGCGCAGAAAGCTGGTCCGGTGCCAGTACCTCCGCCGAGTCAGTCCGGCTCCAAAGCACTCCCACAGAAGGCGCCCGCACCGACCGCTGCACCGATACCCGCGCGCATCTACACCACGCCGCCGCCGAGTGCGGGGCTCGAGGTGACGCCGAGTACGATCATGGTGGCGAAGGTACGACTTTCGGATGCCAAGACGTTGATTGACGGGTACGAGATCGAGATCCACAAGAAATTCGCGCTCGCCGTTGCCTGCTTCGTGTTCGTGATGCTGGGCGCACCCATCGCGCTGCGTTTTCCTCGCGGCGGAGTCGGACTCACGCTCGGCGTGAGCCTGTTCGTGTTCGCGCTGTATTACATAGGACTCACCGCCGGTGCCGCGGCGGCGTCGCAGGGGCTGTTACCGCCGGTGATCGCGATGTGGGCGGCCAACGTGATATTCGCCGCCGTTGCGGTCGCGCTGCTCTGGCGCATGGGCAAGGAAGGAGCCACTACGCGCGGAGGCGACATGCGGGAGATGCTCGGCAACGCGCGCGGATGGATGAAGCAACGGATGCGCGTGGTGCATCTGATCCGCGAGCGACGGACTGAGCCATGA
- a CDS encoding MlaD family protein translates to MKKTRDDILVGVVIVVGLVIAVIGSLWLARGGLSKGYPLYARFAWGAGLKTGAPVWVSGAAVGYVSDVQFRPDGSLLTQLRITSDQPIPKPSPATVVPNGIFGDVAVNFTPRPSGTRYVEGDTVVSGPATAGIAQLTAKADSITTSVAALTSAMNKELVAGGGLADLRQTLAGTNKLMSQLSAIATVQSAQLTATMTSLRRATSAVDSAKIDSTLSNLRTASGNMNSLTMSLDSTGRALNRIVAKVDSGNGSAAKLVNDPALYNDVHSLLGRMDSLVADIKKNPKRYINVKVF, encoded by the coding sequence ATGAAAAAGACTCGTGACGACATTCTGGTAGGCGTAGTGATAGTGGTGGGGCTCGTGATCGCGGTCATCGGATCACTGTGGCTTGCGCGCGGTGGCCTGTCCAAGGGCTACCCGCTGTACGCGAGGTTCGCGTGGGGCGCGGGACTCAAGACCGGTGCACCCGTGTGGGTGAGTGGCGCGGCGGTCGGTTACGTCTCGGATGTGCAGTTTCGTCCTGACGGCAGTCTCCTGACTCAGTTGCGAATAACGAGCGACCAACCGATCCCAAAGCCGAGTCCGGCGACGGTGGTTCCGAATGGAATCTTCGGAGACGTTGCCGTGAACTTCACGCCGCGACCGTCGGGTACACGGTATGTCGAGGGCGATACGGTTGTGAGCGGTCCCGCTACGGCGGGCATTGCGCAGCTGACCGCGAAGGCCGACTCTATCACGACGTCAGTCGCTGCGCTTACGAGTGCGATGAACAAGGAACTCGTGGCGGGAGGCGGGCTCGCGGATCTGCGTCAGACACTCGCCGGCACCAACAAGCTCATGTCGCAGCTGAGCGCCATCGCGACCGTGCAGTCGGCTCAGCTTACCGCTACCATGACGTCACTTCGGCGTGCGACTTCGGCGGTGGATTCGGCCAAGATAGATTCGACGCTCTCGAACCTTCGGACCGCGAGCGGTAACATGAATTCGTTGACCATGTCGCTGGATTCGACTGGACGCGCGCTGAATCGGATCGTGGCCAAGGTCGATAGCGGCAACGGATCGGCGGCAAAATTGGTCAACGATCCGGCGCTCTACAACGACGTCCACTCGCTGCTTGGACGGATGGACAGTCTGGTCGCTGACATCAAGAAGAATCCCAAACGGTACATAAATGTGAAGGTGTTCTAG
- a CDS encoding LptF/LptG family permease, with protein sequence MKLSHMIKPLDRYVFSEFWRIFVTTALGFPVLVIIIDITDNLNTYLQRNLPKSQIALSYLYWLPDSMFMILPAAVLFATVFSIGSLTRYSEITAAKASGVSFYRFIAPIFVGALFAVALGLVLGEVAPHTNKRRLELLETQRFSASTDRYNFAYASTAGRVYKISALHLATKKADGVEIERKGSGSDYPSYIATSTGATYTPRGWVLGRGTMHIITSNSSNITFSYDSLYDKQFTEKPEELTASPKAPAEMDYAELGRFIHAMERSGTDVNELRVERMLKIAIPVTSLVILLFGAPLATSTQRGGAAYGVGVSLATTIIFLMLIQLTKAVGGKGLLPPELAAWLPSILFGVIGLTLFMRVRT encoded by the coding sequence ATGAAGCTGAGCCACATGATCAAGCCGCTGGACAGATACGTGTTCAGCGAATTCTGGCGTATTTTCGTCACGACTGCGCTGGGCTTTCCGGTTCTGGTGATCATCATCGACATCACTGACAACCTCAACACGTATCTCCAGCGCAACCTACCGAAGTCGCAGATTGCGCTGAGCTATTTGTACTGGCTGCCGGATTCGATGTTCATGATTCTACCGGCAGCGGTATTATTCGCGACCGTGTTCTCGATCGGATCGCTCACGCGATACTCGGAGATCACGGCGGCCAAGGCTTCGGGCGTTTCTTTCTACAGATTCATCGCGCCGATCTTCGTGGGCGCACTGTTCGCGGTTGCGCTCGGGCTCGTGCTGGGCGAGGTCGCGCCGCACACGAACAAGCGGCGGCTGGAACTTCTGGAGACGCAGAGGTTCTCGGCCAGCACCGATCGATATAACTTCGCCTATGCATCGACTGCTGGACGTGTTTACAAGATCAGCGCGCTGCATCTGGCCACCAAGAAGGCGGACGGTGTCGAGATCGAGCGAAAGGGTAGTGGATCGGACTATCCGTCGTACATTGCGACATCGACGGGCGCTACCTACACGCCGCGGGGCTGGGTACTGGGCCGCGGGACGATGCACATCATCACGAGCAACAGCAGCAACATCACCTTTTCCTACGATTCCTTGTACGACAAGCAGTTTACCGAGAAGCCCGAAGAGCTGACCGCATCGCCCAAGGCGCCTGCTGAGATGGACTACGCCGAGCTGGGGCGATTCATTCATGCGATGGAGCGATCGGGCACGGACGTCAACGAGCTGCGTGTGGAGCGAATGCTCAAGATCGCGATCCCGGTCACGAGTCTCGTGATCCTTCTTTTCGGCGCACCACTTGCAACAAGCACGCAGCGAGGGGGTGCCGCCTACGGCGTGGGCGTGAGCCTCGCCACGACAATCATATTCCTGATGTTGATTCAGTTGACGAAAGCCGTTGGTGGAAAGGGGCTTCTTCCGCCAGAGCTTGCGGCGTGGCTGCCCAGTATCTTGTTCGGTGTGATCGGGCTCACGCTCTTCATGCGCGTGCGTACCTGA
- a CDS encoding ABC transporter permease: MRFLDRASRPFSRIGERGYFAADIVRALPDWRTYGVETIRQMRNIGVDSVPLTIIVAAFIGAVTAFQTRYQLFGGVQLSVVGLISRQSVILELGPLLTALVLTGRVGARITAELGTMRVTEQIDALETLAYDPIAYLVVPRVIAAIIMLPILTVFADSVGVGMAFLTSVVATDILPSDFMAGLQLAFAPFQIVYSLIKATVFGAAISFFCSYEGYNANAGAEGVGRSTAAAVVITSVAILVLDAVTALLLAPYLQA, from the coding sequence GTGCGGTTCCTCGACAGGGCCAGCCGGCCATTCTCCCGGATTGGCGAGCGCGGATACTTCGCGGCGGATATCGTGCGCGCGTTGCCGGACTGGCGCACGTACGGCGTCGAAACCATCCGACAGATGCGCAACATCGGCGTCGACTCGGTACCGCTCACGATCATCGTCGCAGCGTTCATCGGTGCCGTCACCGCATTTCAGACGCGTTATCAACTTTTCGGCGGCGTGCAGCTGTCGGTGGTGGGGCTGATATCGAGACAGTCGGTGATTCTCGAATTGGGACCGTTGCTCACGGCGCTGGTGCTGACAGGCAGGGTCGGCGCGCGGATCACGGCGGAGCTGGGAACGATGCGTGTGACGGAGCAGATCGATGCTCTGGAGACGCTGGCGTACGATCCGATCGCATATCTGGTGGTGCCACGGGTGATCGCGGCGATAATCATGCTGCCGATCCTCACAGTGTTCGCCGACTCTGTGGGCGTCGGGATGGCGTTTCTTACCTCGGTCGTTGCGACTGACATCCTTCCATCCGATTTCATGGCAGGCCTGCAGCTCGCGTTCGCACCTTTCCAGATTGTCTATTCCCTGATCAAGGCGACCGTATTCGGCGCCGCCATATCGTTTTTCTGCTCTTATGAAGGCTACAACGCAAACGCGGGCGCCGAGGGTGTTGGACGAAGCACCGCTGCTGCAGTTGTCATAACGTCGGTTGCGATACTCGTACTCGATGCCGTTACTGCGCTGCTCCTGGCGCCATACCTTCAGGCCTGA
- the sprA gene encoding cell surface protein SprA, whose protein sequence is MASSFAGPIAFAIVLAIVLSSALASPLSAQVKDTTVHAPSRLRVRIGKDTLPLQLPTVQTRTDAALYREAEAQIQAARATAFQLNSRSILESVWGQVAVQNFATGRPQPLSAEDAQQRKAREPVKNEQLFGDYADLGIQVDSRLEFRNEKDETNRCQGVSYFLAANTCRSAFEPTLDFQYALRSAGVVAERVHVNVDYDSQREFDASNTISIAFEGKPDEFIQKLEVGNVTFQPPPSRFITAAIPSGNYGVQAVANLGEGIKLRSIVAQQKGNVVRDRVFTVGDHVLQAVDRTVEDYQFEPRRFFFTVDPKLFAGYPNIDILNRQQMTQLAAALPDTLRPAAIYVYRLLIGGQPPNPNGPQFRIIGDPRSQKGQVYELLREGVDYYADPSRLWIALVRPLSLNNERLVVAYRVRVGGVLTTHVTTGGTPDLEYSTAHDQFANLLWDPNVQPTDAAFRHEIRSVYRLGGSDVVRQSVSVKVVTGNATDQEKPVTGKAATYLQLFGLAQPTNSSTFDVENRLWPRPTDPNFALGVGAFGTPTIRDQFLVFPSVRPFASNGMAGVGNPHNDTVYTTPADYLISSQRPGAVYHIRLRYQAQGNGNNGTLSLGAVQVRPNSERILVDNVLLARGSDYSVDYDLGRVNFARPDTLFPRPRQVTVQFEENPLFVETPTSIFGSSLEIPLSNGQISLLALSQSQKSTYTRPTLGLEPQSMLIGGINATMNFDADPLTRLVSKLPYGHTDVPSHVSLAGEFAASKPQPSAGQQAYLESFEEAGGLDVLLGDQYWYYSSQPAVAHNVLAKYGPNLLDISHATQLAFQTNIRDSLGKQIQFTIDKIDPEVAFSGVGVAAPEQILWLTLYPLSRGLRDDQNSNAHWSTGVTQTGRRWRSIRTSLSPSGADVSRTENVEFWALVDTSAVGRSRNPTLVFDVGEISENSVVFQPDTIRIQAVNAVLRDTVMSGRRLSGFDRLNSERDPFSRAFNANANDTGLPGDVADSAVVIADTIPGQLPTPRIVPKFPICRNRYGALYQVGDTRTNCTVGNGRLDEEDLDGDNVLNLSSTQREQEQIRRFVVDLSDERRFNRVGKCIERPVARGETVPRTPVCWVFVRVPFRAPDDTLNSPLLSRARALRITMISGAGVADTAFSQVALDQLRLTGAPWLKRSEAAIRGLAGEQPDLGFVTVGTVGTQDRGVSGGVNYDSPPGVTNLPDLKATPVTSSRVPINEHSLRVIAGGLNTFDRAEAYYRFPEGQKNFMSYKELRVWARGVSNGWGADGELQFYVKLGHDASNFYMYHTPLPGTGAGPSAWLPEVRVQFSKLIALRAQIQNAYLRGSRRNTCTGADSVLIANTPFQPTTATSAVYAACSDGYMVYTTDPGVNPPNLAAIQELSVGMIRVPGTSAARPISPSDTLELWVDDLRLGGVVDATGFAGQVALGVTASDFADVRVNLTRRDPNFRQLGDQPTYLTDNTVDVSAAFRLEKLLPRSLGYAIPVTFNYSGASSVPTYLTQSDIDASAVPGLRSPHNGATSVTFGVKRATPVTGGTLAPVLNNLSMQGTYTSADAQSEYEDGHAHDLRVGLEYNLIRALAPSLATVLPTEVYLTSTYENGNDRRLTYLKPAGALDDTAQVVNGLTNTISNGGAIAFHPLRNSTIRFNMSSLRDMRSYAEIPNLGVVDAQERNRFAGFDTGLERQRTVGTQLSYSVTPLPWLRARFNSSSNYNMLRDPNTLDFIRAADSLGEFRIPRNIGNTQNANIGFTIDFRALAGATSFIPGVKAMISAFQPLDVSLDRNVLTAYDGAAASAPLMFQLGFGSVSQFRHIGSESATSAGVNDQLTLSQTINLPFGATLTNHLQRLTQRSWTLRSDNGQDVGDATQLVFPDVALRWTKRVADSTALIRNFSASARVAGTTQRLASPGEFSLPDGENGETRIRSYPVSLSAIWAGSRPLTTSLGVNLVQRLDNEPGLSGRGTSMDINADVARAFALPAQWHPHGDLRTRLSFQNSHGKSYVLNPLDIVGRSRLTDNGRRSASFSADTDVSDTMTSTFVISRVNSFDANLSRTFTQTVLSAILHLQFYSGEMH, encoded by the coding sequence TTGGCCTCGTCCTTCGCCGGCCCAATCGCGTTCGCGATCGTGCTTGCGATTGTGCTCTCCAGCGCGCTGGCGTCACCGCTCAGCGCGCAAGTAAAGGACACAACTGTGCACGCGCCGTCACGGCTTCGCGTACGCATCGGGAAGGATACTCTCCCCCTTCAGCTGCCCACGGTCCAGACTCGCACCGACGCCGCACTGTACCGCGAAGCCGAAGCCCAGATCCAGGCGGCCCGCGCCACAGCCTTCCAGTTGAACAGTCGTTCGATACTGGAATCGGTCTGGGGGCAGGTCGCCGTCCAGAATTTTGCCACAGGCCGGCCTCAGCCGCTTTCCGCCGAAGACGCCCAGCAGCGTAAGGCCCGCGAGCCGGTCAAGAATGAACAACTGTTTGGCGACTACGCCGATCTCGGCATTCAGGTCGACTCCAGACTGGAGTTCCGAAACGAGAAGGATGAAACCAACCGCTGCCAGGGAGTCAGCTACTTCCTGGCGGCCAACACCTGTCGCTCCGCCTTCGAGCCTACTCTCGATTTCCAGTATGCGCTCCGATCTGCCGGTGTAGTCGCCGAGCGAGTGCACGTGAACGTGGACTACGACTCGCAGCGCGAGTTCGACGCGTCCAACACCATTTCGATTGCATTCGAGGGCAAGCCCGACGAGTTCATCCAGAAACTCGAGGTCGGCAACGTCACGTTCCAGCCGCCGCCGTCACGCTTCATCACGGCGGCGATCCCAAGTGGCAATTATGGCGTGCAGGCCGTCGCCAACCTCGGTGAGGGAATCAAGCTCCGCAGCATCGTCGCGCAGCAGAAGGGAAACGTGGTTCGCGATCGCGTCTTCACAGTCGGTGATCACGTTCTGCAAGCGGTCGATCGCACGGTCGAAGACTACCAGTTCGAGCCACGCCGCTTCTTCTTCACTGTCGATCCCAAGTTGTTCGCAGGATATCCCAACATCGACATCCTCAACCGGCAGCAGATGACGCAGCTGGCTGCCGCACTTCCCGATACGCTGCGTCCTGCCGCGATATACGTATACCGCCTTCTGATTGGCGGTCAGCCGCCCAATCCGAATGGTCCGCAGTTCCGCATTATCGGTGATCCTCGCTCGCAGAAAGGGCAGGTGTACGAGCTGCTGCGCGAGGGAGTGGACTATTACGCCGATCCGTCCCGCCTCTGGATCGCGCTCGTGCGTCCACTGTCACTCAACAATGAGCGGCTCGTCGTTGCATATCGCGTCCGTGTCGGTGGCGTCCTGACCACTCATGTCACCACTGGCGGAACTCCCGACCTCGAATATTCCACGGCACACGACCAGTTCGCGAATCTCCTGTGGGATCCGAACGTTCAGCCGACGGACGCTGCCTTCCGGCATGAGATTCGTTCGGTGTATCGACTCGGTGGCAGCGACGTCGTGCGTCAGAGCGTGAGCGTGAAGGTCGTTACGGGAAATGCGACCGATCAGGAAAAGCCAGTGACAGGGAAGGCAGCTACCTATCTGCAACTGTTCGGACTCGCACAGCCGACCAACAGCTCGACCTTCGACGTCGAGAATCGTCTCTGGCCACGTCCGACCGATCCCAACTTTGCCCTCGGTGTCGGTGCATTCGGCACGCCCACGATCCGCGATCAGTTCCTGGTCTTTCCGTCGGTGCGTCCATTCGCAAGCAACGGCATGGCCGGCGTAGGGAATCCGCACAACGATACAGTCTACACGACCCCCGCCGATTATCTCATATCGTCGCAACGCCCCGGCGCCGTCTACCACATACGGCTGCGCTACCAGGCGCAGGGTAACGGTAACAACGGAACTCTATCACTCGGCGCGGTGCAGGTACGGCCGAATTCCGAGCGCATTCTCGTTGACAACGTCCTGCTCGCGCGCGGCAGCGATTATTCCGTCGATTACGATCTTGGCCGCGTGAACTTTGCGCGGCCGGATACGTTGTTCCCGCGCCCGCGGCAGGTGACTGTGCAGTTCGAGGAGAATCCGCTGTTCGTGGAAACTCCGACTTCGATATTCGGATCGTCGCTCGAGATACCGCTGTCAAACGGGCAGATCAGTCTCCTGGCGCTGTCACAATCGCAGAAGAGTACCTATACGCGCCCCACGCTCGGCTTGGAGCCGCAATCGATGCTCATCGGTGGCATCAATGCTACGATGAACTTCGATGCCGACCCGCTAACCAGACTGGTGTCCAAGCTTCCGTACGGTCACACCGACGTGCCATCCCATGTTTCGCTCGCCGGCGAATTTGCCGCAAGCAAGCCGCAGCCGAGCGCCGGCCAGCAGGCGTACCTCGAATCGTTCGAGGAAGCCGGCGGTCTCGATGTTCTGCTGGGAGACCAGTACTGGTATTACAGCAGTCAGCCTGCCGTCGCGCACAACGTGCTCGCGAAGTACGGACCCAATCTGCTCGACATCAGTCACGCGACTCAGCTGGCATTTCAGACCAACATACGCGATTCACTGGGCAAGCAGATTCAATTCACGATCGACAAGATCGATCCGGAGGTTGCGTTCTCCGGCGTCGGCGTCGCTGCGCCGGAGCAGATACTCTGGCTCACGCTTTATCCGCTGTCACGCGGGTTGCGCGATGACCAGAACAGCAATGCGCACTGGAGCACCGGGGTGACGCAGACGGGTCGCCGATGGCGCTCCATCCGGACATCGCTCAGTCCATCCGGTGCCGACGTGTCGCGCACTGAAAACGTCGAATTCTGGGCGCTCGTGGATACATCCGCGGTCGGCCGGTCGCGCAACCCGACTCTCGTGTTCGACGTGGGAGAGATCTCTGAAAACTCGGTGGTATTTCAACCCGATACGATCCGCATCCAGGCCGTGAACGCCGTGCTGCGCGATACCGTGATGTCAGGGCGCCGTCTTTCTGGATTCGACAGGCTCAATAGCGAACGCGATCCATTTTCGCGTGCGTTCAACGCAAACGCGAACGACACGGGATTGCCCGGAGATGTCGCGGATAGCGCGGTCGTCATCGCTGACACGATACCAGGCCAGCTTCCCACGCCGCGAATCGTTCCGAAATTCCCGATCTGCAGAAACCGGTATGGCGCGCTCTATCAGGTCGGCGACACGCGCACGAATTGCACCGTTGGCAACGGCCGCCTGGACGAGGAAGATCTCGACGGCGACAACGTGCTCAATCTCAGCAGCACCCAGCGCGAGCAGGAGCAGATAAGACGATTCGTGGTGGATCTTTCCGACGAACGGAGGTTCAATCGCGTCGGAAAGTGCATCGAGCGCCCGGTTGCGCGTGGTGAGACTGTACCGCGCACACCAGTGTGCTGGGTCTTCGTGCGCGTGCCCTTCCGCGCACCCGACGATACACTGAACTCACCGTTGCTGAGTCGCGCGCGCGCCTTGCGTATTACAATGATCTCGGGCGCGGGTGTCGCGGACACGGCGTTCAGTCAGGTGGCGCTGGATCAACTTCGTCTCACGGGCGCACCATGGCTCAAGCGGAGCGAGGCGGCGATTCGCGGTCTGGCAGGCGAGCAGCCCGATCTCGGTTTCGTCACTGTCGGCACCGTCGGGACGCAGGATCGCGGCGTATCGGGAGGCGTGAATTACGATTCTCCACCGGGTGTCACCAATCTGCCCGATCTCAAGGCAACTCCGGTTACCTCGTCGCGCGTTCCCATCAATGAGCATTCGCTCCGCGTCATCGCCGGCGGCCTGAATACGTTCGATCGCGCTGAAGCGTATTATCGGTTCCCCGAAGGCCAGAAGAACTTCATGAGCTACAAGGAACTGCGGGTATGGGCGCGCGGCGTAAGTAACGGATGGGGCGCTGACGGCGAGCTTCAATTCTATGTGAAGCTCGGTCACGATGCCTCCAACTTCTACATGTATCACACGCCGTTGCCGGGTACTGGCGCGGGCCCATCAGCATGGCTCCCTGAAGTCCGCGTCCAGTTCTCCAAGCTCATCGCGCTCCGTGCGCAAATTCAGAATGCGTATCTCCGGGGTTCGCGGCGCAACACGTGTACCGGTGCCGATTCGGTTCTCATCGCGAATACTCCGTTTCAACCAACCACAGCGACAAGTGCCGTGTACGCAGCCTGCTCCGATGGTTACATGGTGTACACCACCGACCCGGGCGTGAACCCGCCCAACCTGGCGGCGATCCAGGAGCTCTCGGTTGGAATGATCCGCGTGCCCGGCACGTCGGCCGCACGTCCGATATCGCCGAGCGACACCCTGGAGTTGTGGGTCGACGACCTGCGGCTCGGCGGAGTCGTCGACGCAACAGGTTTCGCCGGTCAGGTTGCACTTGGCGTCACGGCGAGCGATTTCGCAGATGTTCGCGTCAACCTGACGCGCCGCGATCCCAACTTCCGCCAGCTCGGGGACCAACCGACGTATCTCACGGACAATACGGTGGATGTGAGTGCGGCGTTCCGTTTGGAGAAGCTGCTGCCGCGCTCGCTGGGTTACGCAATTCCAGTCACATTCAACTACAGTGGCGCGTCCAGCGTCCCAACTTATCTGACGCAATCAGACATCGACGCGAGCGCGGTGCCCGGGCTCAGATCGCCCCACAACGGAGCTACGTCCGTAACATTCGGCGTCAAGCGCGCGACTCCGGTCACGGGTGGAACGCTTGCGCCCGTGTTGAACAATCTGAGCATGCAGGGAACGTACACATCGGCCGACGCTCAGAGCGAGTATGAGGACGGTCACGCCCATGACCTCCGTGTCGGCCTGGAGTACAATCTCATTCGTGCCCTCGCGCCCTCGCTCGCAACCGTGCTGCCGACCGAGGTTTATCTCACCTCGACGTACGAGAACGGCAATGACCGGCGATTGACCTATCTCAAGCCCGCCGGGGCGTTGGATGATACAGCGCAGGTCGTCAACGGCCTCACGAATACCATCAGCAATGGGGGCGCGATCGCGTTTCATCCGCTCCGCAATAGTACCATTCGATTCAACATGTCCTCGCTGCGCGACATGAGGTCTTACGCGGAAATCCCGAACCTCGGGGTGGTCGATGCGCAGGAGCGCAATCGTTTTGCTGGATTCGACACCGGCCTCGAGCGCCAGCGTACCGTGGGGACGCAGCTGAGCTACAGTGTTACGCCTCTGCCGTGGCTGCGTGCCCGCTTCAACAGCAGCTCGAACTACAACATGCTGCGCGACCCCAACACACTCGACTTCATACGTGCAGCCGATTCCCTCGGTGAGTTCCGCATTCCGCGCAATATCGGCAACACCCAGAACGCCAATATCGGTTTCACGATCGACTTTCGCGCGCTCGCAGGTGCTACGTCGTTCATTCCGGGTGTGAAGGCGATGATCAGTGCATTTCAACCGCTGGACGTATCGCTGGACCGAAACGTGCTTACGGCGTACGACGGCGCCGCGGCGTCGGCGCCACTCATGTTTCAACTTGGGTTCGGTAGTGTAAGCCAGTTCAGACACATCGGATCGGAGTCGGCGACCAGTGCGGGTGTAAACGATCAGCTCACCCTGTCGCAGACGATCAACCTGCCGTTCGGCGCCACGCTCACCAACCACCTGCAGAGACTCACGCAACGAAGCTGGACGTTGCGATCGGACAACGGCCAGGATGTGGGAGATGCGACGCAACTCGTCTTTCCCGATGTTGCGTTGCGCTGGACCAAGCGCGTCGCCGACTCCACAGCGTTGATCCGGAACTTCAGCGCGAGTGCGCGGGTTGCCGGCACGACTCAGCGACTCGCCAGCCCGGGTGAGTTCTCGCTGCCGGATGGCGAGAACGGCGAAACGCGCATTCGCAGCTACCCCGTTTCACTGAGCGCCATATGGGCGGGATCGCGTCCGCTCACGACTTCGCTCGGGGTCAATCTCGTTCAGCGTCTGGACAACGAGCCGGGCCTCAGTGGGCGCGGGACTTCGATGGACATAAATGCCGATGTGGCCCGGGCGTTCGCGCTTCCCGCGCAATGGCATCCGCACGGCGACCTGCGTACGCGGCTCTCGTTCCAGAACAGTCACGGCAAGAGCTACGTGCTCAATCCGCTCGACATCGTGGGTCGCAGCCGCCTCACCGACAACGGTCGTCGCTCGGCCAGCTTCTCCGCTGATACCGACGTATCGGATACGATGACGTCCACCTTCGTAATCTCCCGCGTCAATAGCTTCGACGCCAACCTCAGTAGAACGTTCACGCAAACCGTCCTGAGCGCGATTCTCCATCTGCAGTTCTACTCGGGCGAGATGCACTGA